AGGCGGCACACGCAGCGAGAGTTTGATGAGCCAAGCAGATATGGGGCACCGCCTGGTTGGGTAACACCAGAAATAGCACCTGGATACTTCAACAATACAGGCAGATTTCAAGCAACACCAGAATCATCAGACGCACGGGCAGGTTCTCCTATGCAGCAAACACTGATATCTGGGAATACAAGCTTTGCCACTGCTGGGTTGCAACAAGGTCAACAATATCCCCAACAACAAATGTTTTCCTTCCCTAGCGCATGCAGAAAGGCAAGGACACACAGGCTTCCACCAGTCGCTCCGTCTTCATCAATCATCCGTGCTGCAAAAGCGGTTGCGACGGGAAGACCAAGCCAAAGAAATAGAAATTTTGGCCACTCTAGCAGGATGCAAAGTACAAGATATGAGCCATATAGACAGGAGCAACCTCACAACGAATCTGAGGGGAGACGGCCGTACAATGAGAGACGGAGACCTTCGTCAACATTGCTCCCTCCAAGAGATGCATTGCTGCATGTGCCAAGGGTGACACCACCCACGCCCATACACCAGGGTGAACAACAAACACCTGAGGCAGCATAGAGCTATACACATGTAAGTATCCATTCAGAAAAAAACATACAAGCACAGTCCATACCATGGTACTCTGACCACCCCATCTAACATTTTCATAACTGCGTTTTTGTTTGCTCACTGTTGCGTGCAGCCACCTAACATTGAAGCTTACATTCTGCCAAGGCTAGAGATGCGCTTTGAAACTTTCCAAGAAGCAAAGAACTTCTACAACGTCTATGCAAAGCACGCGGGTTTTGCTGTCAGGCAAGGCCCCAAGTTTAAGACCAGAGCCTACCTTTATTGCACGTGCTATGGAGTCTATGAATCGAAGGTGTCAGAAGCAAATAGACAGCGGAACAAGACGACAGCCAGGACTAACTGCGGGGCTAAAATGAGGCTGAAGAGGGAAAAGGATGGAACATTTGTCGTAAAAGAGATAGTCTGGGAACACAACCACATGCTACAGCTCACTCCGCAAATGCTTGTATTCTTGCACTCCCACAAAAAGTTTTGACAAAACAATCTTGGAGTACGTCAAGTACCTGCAGTTCAAAGGCATTGAACACGCGCAAATCATGAGCATACTGGGCGGTGATGACCCTGGTAGCTACTTCTTCGAAATGAATGCCAAAGACCTGATTAACCTGTAAGTACAAACTTGTTCTCCTCCCATAAACCGCCTCCGTCTTTTTTCCTCTGTCAGTACAAACATATTACGCAACACATGACCTGACGCCAGTTCAACATGCATTTTTGAATGAACTTTTAATATGCAGCAAAGCAAAGAATTCAAGGATTGATGATGTGGACGATGTCCTAAAGACTGTCAACTTCTTTAGGGAGATGAAAGCTATAAACAGGGAATTCTTCTGTGACATGCAACTGGATGAGTCCGACAGAGTTAAGAACATATTCTGGGCGAACACAAGCTGCCGAGGGGCCTATCAGGACTTTGGTGACCGCGTAATGTTTGACACCACATATAAGACCAACAAGTATCATATGCCACTTGGGGTGTTTGTCAGTACTAACAACCACTTACAGACTACATTCTTTGGTTTCGCCCTGATAAGAGATGAGGATGCAGATTCATTCAGATGGCTGTTCAAGACATTTTTAAGGTGCATGAGAGGGAAGGTTCCTACATGCATCCTCACAGGTACAACCGCCAAAACCACCCCACCCCCCCCCAAAAGGAAAACAACACAGTAAAAATGTTGTGTCAgttctattggtatatatgcaccACCATCTGCTGACCACTCCATGTCTCTTTTCTCATTACCAGACCAGTGCCCGGCAATGGGTTTGGTGATCCCAGATGCTTTCGGGAACACGGTACACAAGTTGTGCCGCTGGCACATTATGAAGAAGTACATGGAACACCTCGCATACCTGTACTACCTCCACGAAGACTTTAAGGATGAATTCACATCAATCCTCAACTGGCCCCTCATGCCAACTGAGTTTGAGGC
This sequence is a window from Aegilops tauschii subsp. strangulata cultivar AL8/78 chromosome 7, Aet v6.0, whole genome shotgun sequence. Protein-coding genes within it:
- the LOC109737510 gene encoding protein FAR1-RELATED SEQUENCE 5-like translates to MAPPPKNMPIHQYYMCAASVAHVPMMQNLIPPNIEAYILPRLEMRFETFQEAKNFYNVYAKHAGFAVSFDKTILEYVKYLQFKGIEHAQIMSILGGDDPGSYFFEMNAKDLINLKAKNSRIDDVDDVLKTVNFFREMKAINREFFCDMQLDESDRVKNIFWANTSCRGAYQDFGDRVMFDTTYKTNKYHMPLGVFVSTNNHLQTTFFGFALIRDEDADSFRWLFKTFLRCMRGKVPTCILTDQCPAMGLVIPDAFGNTVHKLCRWHIMKKYMEHLAYLYYLHEDFKDEFTSILNWPLMPTEFEAAWKRLMDKYNLHDDATMVAMWNERERWISAYFKEIFCAKMTSTQRSESMNYVLKKNLKEQNTLTFYGFDTQMAKLYSRAVYSEIRNRLKLSTLFMATDTEEPTKYLMRYNNPQKLFVWAQHAFQVVADPVGETYECECRLWDHTGDDYKKDTIKAAIVPEKYILGDTPNARTSSQHSIEMT